The following are encoded together in the Parabacteroides chongii genome:
- a CDS encoding TonB-dependent receptor plug domain-containing protein, which translates to MSKMKYYLTFLSVLFSFFQLSAQRIELPDERIFLLSDKPVYKQGDTIQIHGQLLASGRQYDRYSNYIYAELFDEKDSVLIRQKTKCDVDGAFTFPFQTEYDWPGSVYYLRAYTRMMQNFHSASFPQIELPIGMELFIPEANVPGVKCLFFPEGGQWVNGEVQNMTVYLADSHGTPLQVPFYILNNTDTIISTTSLSSGLQTIRLLPKEGDQFVLYATYEGEKFLFTLPERIQGHTLQSAMNRNKISYRVISDGAGITSERLFVFRPANGLEEIKLTEQLNTGILSLPPEETGLFVLFLTDKSANVIAQTVHWRNDERPSLGLDKKEYLVGETICLPADFSTDSIRLFHRIVKRRQIAKPAILQAELENELFSPVIFPKHYLSDESGMTKPDIEAWLRTARFIRFNPTEIVDKRFSYRFQPEIMNMFTGRVTYKSGKPLKGGSIVAYNSVTNQVDAGEIDSKGRYLISITDFKEGDYFFLQAHPAKGTAGFYEYIPDNDTFPSVVNRLHYYRLDHKYAEVSASYQDSSGFTYRVDEFGNRDYIMPEITVKARSRQDKAVSTEKFYNVTYLDEEELDRRNYVDMENVFMDMPGVSFFWSTVKDEQGMDKRMPRLISSRGFSTLKGGDLVILLDGQRIPLEEVVNLLSVRDVSSVELLKPWQTNAVTFGAVNGAVLVTTKKEGRSAEITSKGFYYYPRGLVQGKKFSDKTIQAPSTPGLYDLLIDLVTNKREVHSYRLPFVVR; encoded by the coding sequence ATGAGTAAGATGAAATACTATTTGACTTTTTTATCGGTGTTGTTTTCCTTTTTTCAGCTAAGCGCACAACGCATTGAATTACCGGATGAGCGTATATTCCTGTTATCGGATAAACCGGTATATAAGCAGGGTGATACCATACAAATTCATGGTCAGTTGTTAGCATCCGGCAGGCAGTATGACCGGTACAGCAATTATATTTATGCAGAACTGTTCGATGAGAAAGATTCTGTTCTTATCCGGCAAAAGACGAAATGTGATGTTGACGGCGCTTTTACCTTTCCCTTTCAGACGGAGTATGATTGGCCCGGCTCTGTTTATTATTTACGAGCCTACACCCGGATGATGCAAAACTTTCATTCGGCAAGCTTTCCGCAGATAGAATTACCCATTGGAATGGAGTTGTTTATTCCGGAAGCGAATGTCCCGGGTGTAAAATGTCTTTTCTTTCCGGAAGGCGGTCAGTGGGTGAATGGAGAGGTTCAGAATATGACAGTCTACCTGGCTGATAGTCATGGTACTCCTTTGCAGGTTCCTTTTTATATACTGAATAACACCGATACGATTATCAGTACGACATCCTTATCTTCCGGTTTACAAACGATCCGTCTTCTTCCGAAGGAAGGTGATCAGTTTGTTTTGTATGCAACGTATGAGGGGGAGAAATTCCTGTTCACTTTGCCGGAAAGGATACAGGGACACACATTGCAAAGCGCTATGAACCGAAACAAAATAAGCTATAGAGTGATTTCTGACGGAGCCGGGATCACCAGCGAGCGTCTTTTTGTTTTTCGACCGGCAAACGGTCTGGAAGAGATAAAGCTGACCGAACAGCTAAATACTGGAATCTTGAGCCTGCCACCGGAAGAGACAGGGTTATTCGTTCTCTTCCTGACAGATAAATCTGCCAATGTTATAGCTCAAACTGTTCATTGGAGAAATGACGAACGCCCTTCTTTGGGACTGGATAAAAAAGAATACTTAGTCGGCGAAACGATCTGTCTGCCGGCTGATTTTTCAACCGATAGTATTCGTTTATTCCACCGTATTGTAAAAAGAAGGCAGATCGCCAAGCCTGCCATTCTACAGGCGGAGTTGGAAAACGAACTCTTTTCGCCTGTCATTTTTCCCAAACATTACCTGTCGGATGAATCCGGTATGACTAAGCCGGATATAGAAGCATGGCTGCGTACCGCCCGTTTTATTCGTTTCAATCCGACGGAGATTGTCGATAAGAGATTCAGTTATCGTTTTCAACCTGAAATAATGAATATGTTTACGGGGCGGGTTACATATAAAAGCGGTAAGCCGTTAAAGGGTGGAAGTATTGTGGCGTACAATTCGGTGACGAATCAAGTCGATGCCGGTGAAATAGATTCGAAGGGGCGTTACCTTATTTCTATAACGGACTTTAAAGAGGGTGATTACTTCTTTCTGCAGGCACATCCGGCGAAAGGTACTGCCGGTTTTTACGAATATATTCCCGACAACGATACATTCCCGTCTGTTGTCAATCGTTTGCATTATTATCGTCTGGATCATAAATATGCTGAAGTAAGTGCAAGCTATCAGGATAGTTCCGGTTTTACTTACCGGGTAGACGAGTTCGGTAACAGGGATTATATCATGCCTGAAATAACTGTAAAAGCGAGGAGCAGACAAGACAAAGCCGTATCCACCGAGAAGTTCTATAATGTCACATATCTGGATGAAGAAGAACTGGATAGACGTAACTACGTGGATATGGAAAATGTCTTTATGGATATGCCCGGTGTCTCTTTCTTTTGGTCTACCGTGAAGGATGAACAGGGTATGGATAAAAGAATGCCCCGGTTAATTAGTTCGAGGGGATTCAGTACATTGAAAGGAGGTGACCTGGTCATATTGTTAGACGGACAAAGGATCCCTTTGGAAGAAGTAGTCAATTTGCTTTCAGTCCGGGATGTCTCATCCGTTGAGTTGCTTAAACCCTGGCAAACAAATGCTGTAACGTTTGGAGCAGTCAACGGAGCTGTACTGGTTACAACCAAAAAAGAAGGACGTTCTGCCGAAATCACCAGTAAAGGCTTCTATTATTATCCCCGTGGGCTTGTGCAAGGGAAGAAATTTTCCGATAAAACTATCCAGGCTCCGTCTACCCCCGGTTTATATGACTTGCTAATTGACTTGGTGACCAACAAAAGGGAGGTCCATTCCTACAGATTACCGTTCGTTGTCCGCTGA
- a CDS encoding MATE family efflux transporter, which produces MGTSKEMTSGAALPLIFSFAMPVLLANLLQQTYSLIDAAIVGKFLGIDAFSAVGASTSVIFLIIGFCNGCCAGFGIPVAQKFGARDYSTMRKYVSISLQLATVMSVIIAVVTSIYCKDILRVMQTPDNIFKDAYFYLLVTFIGVPCTFFYNLLSSIIRALGDSKTPFWFLLFSTILNVILDLVCILVFKWGVAGAAIATLLSQGISAVLCFVYMHRRFDILRSTREERKFQSKLAGNLMWIGVPMGLQFSITAIGSIMLQSANNALGSACIAAYASAVRIKSFFICPFESLGIAMATYTGQNYGAGKPERIWLGIKASGLMMLVYAAFSFLILMLASRELILIFVDPAETEIIKDAIQFLHISCSFFPILGILCILRYTIQGAGFTNLAMLSGVSEMIARTLVSIYAVPAFGFLAVCFGDATAWMAADLFLIPAFIYVYRKIKKPTSI; this is translated from the coding sequence ATGGGAACTTCAAAAGAAATGACATCGGGGGCGGCATTGCCCTTGATCTTCAGTTTTGCTATGCCGGTACTGTTGGCAAATCTGCTTCAACAAACTTATTCTTTGATAGACGCGGCTATTGTCGGTAAATTTCTGGGAATCGATGCTTTTTCTGCTGTCGGAGCAAGTACGTCTGTCATATTTCTTATTATAGGATTTTGTAACGGATGCTGTGCAGGTTTCGGTATTCCGGTGGCACAGAAGTTCGGTGCCAGGGATTACAGCACGATGAGGAAATATGTTTCCATCAGTTTACAACTGGCGACTGTTATGTCGGTTATCATTGCGGTCGTTACAAGTATATATTGCAAAGATATTCTGAGGGTTATGCAAACGCCGGATAATATTTTTAAAGATGCCTATTTCTATTTACTGGTTACTTTCATCGGCGTACCTTGTACTTTCTTTTATAATCTGCTGTCAAGCATTATCCGGGCACTGGGCGATAGCAAGACACCTTTTTGGTTCCTACTTTTTTCCACCATTCTGAATGTGATCCTCGACCTGGTTTGCATCCTGGTATTTAAATGGGGCGTTGCCGGAGCGGCCATAGCCACACTACTTTCCCAGGGAATATCGGCAGTCCTCTGTTTCGTTTATATGCACCGTCGTTTCGATATATTGAGAAGTACGCGGGAAGAAAGGAAGTTCCAGTCTAAGCTGGCAGGAAACCTGATGTGGATCGGTGTCCCGATGGGACTTCAATTTTCCATCACAGCCATTGGCAGTATCATGTTGCAAAGTGCCAATAATGCGTTAGGATCAGCGTGCATTGCAGCCTATGCGTCCGCCGTACGTATCAAATCCTTCTTTATTTGTCCTTTCGAAAGTCTCGGAATTGCTATGGCTACCTATACCGGGCAGAATTACGGGGCTGGCAAACCGGAACGTATCTGGCTGGGCATCAAAGCCAGCGGATTGATGATGCTTGTCTATGCTGCCTTCTCATTCCTTATATTGATGCTGGCTTCACGTGAACTGATCCTGATATTTGTCGATCCGGCAGAAACGGAAATTATTAAAGATGCGATCCAGTTCCTGCATATCTCCTGCTCCTTCTTCCCTATCCTGGGTATTCTCTGTATTCTTCGTTACACAATCCAGGGAGCCGGATTCACCAACCTGGCAATGCTTTCCGGCGTATCCGAAATGATCGCCCGGACATTGGTCAGTATCTATGCAGTACCGGCATTCGGTTTTCTGGCTGTCTGCTTCGGTGACGCAACGGCATGGATGGCTGCAGACTTGTTTTTGATTCCTGCATTTATATATGTGTATCGGAAAATAAAAAAACCTACAAGCATCTAG
- a CDS encoding cytochrome-c peroxidase translates to MHSFTNAKQLTGMIVCVTLLFACQPDKQTGLNEKELLGKQLFFDENLSEPTGQSCATCHTTEKGFADIYSRVTSEGAVKGRFSNRNSMTSAYACYVPPLHYSDEDETYVGGLFWDGRVNTLEEQAAQPFTNPLEMGNNDNEMVSEKVRRAGYYQDLVKIYGEPVSNDSLFSYITNAIAAYERSAEMNPFTSKYDAWEAGKCELTAQEQLGLELFKEKGLCAECHILEPDERAGKVLFTDHTYDNLGIPSNPDNPFFTTPAPYNPCGRDTVDMGLGSTLKDIAEAGKFRVPTLRNITLTAPYGHNGYFNTLEEIIHFYNVRDVEEYPQPEFAATVNRDELGNLGLTPEEEAAIIAFLSTLTDGYRAD, encoded by the coding sequence ATGCATAGTTTTACAAACGCGAAACAGTTGACCGGAATGATTGTCTGTGTTACCTTATTGTTTGCTTGTCAGCCTGATAAACAGACCGGATTAAACGAAAAAGAGCTACTGGGCAAGCAACTTTTCTTTGACGAGAATCTTTCGGAACCTACAGGGCAATCCTGTGCAACCTGTCACACGACAGAGAAAGGTTTTGCAGATATATATTCCCGTGTCACTTCTGAAGGAGCAGTCAAGGGACGCTTTAGCAATCGTAACTCGATGACCTCTGCTTATGCTTGTTATGTCCCGCCGCTGCATTACAGTGATGAGGACGAAACCTATGTCGGAGGACTTTTCTGGGACGGTCGTGTCAACACGCTGGAAGAACAGGCAGCCCAACCGTTTACGAATCCGTTGGAGATGGGGAACAACGACAATGAAATGGTTTCAGAGAAAGTCCGTCGTGCCGGTTATTATCAGGATTTGGTTAAGATCTATGGAGAGCCAGTCTCCAACGATTCTCTCTTTTCATACATAACAAATGCCATTGCCGCTTATGAACGTTCGGCTGAAATGAATCCGTTCACTTCCAAATACGATGCTTGGGAAGCGGGTAAATGTGAACTGACAGCACAGGAGCAACTCGGATTGGAACTGTTCAAGGAGAAAGGGCTTTGTGCCGAATGTCATATTTTGGAACCCGATGAACGGGCAGGAAAGGTCTTGTTCACAGACCATACCTATGACAATTTGGGTATCCCGTCTAACCCGGATAATCCTTTTTTCACTACACCGGCTCCTTATAATCCTTGTGGGCGCGATACGGTCGATATGGGGCTGGGTAGTACTCTCAAGGATATTGCCGAAGCGGGAAAGTTCCGTGTCCCGACCCTGCGAAACATAACTTTGACAGCCCCTTACGGACACAATGGTTATTTCAATACGTTGGAAGAAATAATACATTTTTATAATGTCCGTGATGTGGAAGAATATCCACAGCCTGAATTTGCCGCAACTGTCAACAGAGACGAACTAGGCAACCTCGGTCTGACACCCGAAGAAGAAGCTGCTATTATTGCTTTCCTGTCGACGCTAACAGATGGATATCGGGCGGACTAG
- a CDS encoding alpha/beta hydrolase: MKAKIFLLSLVAFFVLSAQAAVVDTINVRSDAMNKDVQTVIVLPGSGKTTVPVIYLLHGHGGNAKTWINVKPNLPEIADQYGIMFVCPDGKNSWYWDSPVDPSYRYETFVSKELVSYIDTHYPTVKDRKGRAITGLSMGGHGAMWLSFRHKDIFGAAGSTSGGVDIRPFPNNWNMSERLGKESENQEVWDNHTVINQVDRLKNGDLALIFDCGYSDFFFEVNNDFHKKLLKYKIDHDFIVRPGAHNGEYWNNSIDYQILFFKKFFDRK; the protein is encoded by the coding sequence ATGAAAGCAAAGATATTTTTATTGTCGCTTGTCGCGTTTTTTGTCCTGTCGGCACAGGCAGCAGTTGTCGATACCATAAACGTTCGCAGTGATGCGATGAACAAGGATGTTCAGACTGTCATTGTTTTACCGGGGAGCGGGAAGACTACGGTTCCGGTTATCTATTTACTACACGGTCATGGTGGGAATGCCAAGACCTGGATCAATGTCAAGCCGAATCTGCCGGAGATCGCCGACCAGTATGGGATCATGTTTGTCTGTCCGGATGGTAAGAACAGTTGGTACTGGGATAGCCCGGTCGATCCTTCCTATCGATATGAAACATTTGTTTCCAAAGAACTGGTCAGTTACATAGATACCCATTATCCGACTGTAAAAGACCGTAAAGGGCGTGCTATCACTGGTTTGAGTATGGGAGGACATGGTGCCATGTGGCTATCTTTCCGTCATAAGGATATTTTTGGTGCGGCAGGAAGTACAAGCGGCGGTGTCGATATCCGTCCTTTTCCGAATAACTGGAATATGAGTGAGCGTTTGGGAAAGGAGAGTGAGAACCAGGAAGTATGGGATAATCATACGGTGATCAATCAGGTAGACCGCCTGAAAAATGGTGATCTGGCGTTGATCTTCGATTGCGGTTACAGCGATTTCTTCTTTGAGGTGAATAATGATTTCCATAAAAAACTGTTGAAATATAAGATCGACCATGATTTCATTGTGCGACCGGGTGCGCATAACGGTGAATACTGGAATAATTCTATCGATTACCAGATATTGTTTTTCAAGAAGTTCTTTGACAGGAAATAA
- a CDS encoding SWIM zinc finger family protein yields the protein MDRKDYIIKGDGCHSSAGQFVPYANEAFLVTLANKGLYKRALKDLETTGQVKLVVAGDHLQVQLDEITVSLNPNISQSTCSCPSKTVCKHILMGILVAADYAAKEVEEKTEEAATEENKQEAVSETVSRQSSANDWEELKKVDLAQLRKQAGKKLFEDTLRLIQDGWTADFIESDMLEATINTENITVYFPKDDSLNRSVCKCGENGLCKHKLIAILSYLSSQGILSSESNGNQPELSLLTEETIDVLRGASRFITGIFEKGLIGCGENEAETAIQYSIRLETCGIGNLARLFRSLSSDIENMLAKHVGFQPLTTFATLSRLHNTLRLILRNTQNNEMLSKLIEGTRSDYYTTPIGHFTGLGAYPWQTRSGYFGITAYFFYHEKQSICTLTSSMADYYEHTQTLVTPENMRRQLEIQSFWGSNTSLARLSTSTLTLRNFKMNRQNRLSSSSQTQCEIDDKVTISSLDTLLAIPELSDLTIRPEQRYDYFRKKQPEQLALVPFAHLSEVSFNTAEQKLYFTMADEQHETEGSLAYNELNRNAIRRLEQMGQWYAEAKQRYMVCLKRPDTLIPVSIVTASETDNFYF from the coding sequence ATGGATAGGAAAGATTATATCATAAAAGGAGACGGATGCCATTCATCCGCCGGACAGTTCGTCCCCTACGCCAACGAAGCCTTCCTGGTTACGCTGGCAAACAAAGGTTTGTATAAACGTGCCCTGAAAGACCTGGAAACAACAGGACAGGTCAAACTGGTCGTAGCAGGCGACCACCTGCAAGTTCAGTTGGACGAGATAACAGTCTCCCTGAATCCCAATATATCCCAAAGTACCTGTAGCTGTCCCTCTAAAACAGTCTGCAAACATATCCTGATGGGAATACTTGTTGCGGCTGATTATGCGGCGAAGGAAGTAGAAGAAAAGACAGAAGAAGCCGCCACCGAAGAGAACAAGCAGGAAGCCGTTTCGGAAACTGTATCCCGACAGTCATCAGCCAACGATTGGGAAGAGTTGAAGAAGGTAGACTTGGCACAGCTCCGCAAGCAGGCAGGTAAAAAGCTATTTGAAGATACGCTCCGTCTTATCCAGGATGGTTGGACGGCGGACTTCATCGAAAGCGACATGCTCGAAGCGACCATCAACACAGAAAATATAACGGTCTATTTCCCAAAAGATGACAGCCTTAATCGTTCTGTATGCAAATGCGGAGAAAACGGATTGTGCAAACACAAATTGATTGCTATCCTGTCATACCTAAGTAGCCAGGGAATATTATCTTCCGAATCTAACGGTAACCAACCCGAACTGTCCCTGCTGACGGAAGAGACGATAGACGTCTTACGGGGAGCTTCCCGCTTCATTACCGGCATATTCGAAAAAGGGTTGATCGGTTGCGGGGAAAATGAGGCGGAGACAGCCATACAATATTCCATCCGCCTGGAGACATGCGGGATAGGCAATCTGGCACGTTTGTTCCGTTCACTATCCTCCGACATCGAAAATATGCTCGCCAAGCATGTCGGCTTCCAGCCTTTGACTACCTTTGCCACATTGTCGCGGTTACATAACACACTTAGGCTGATCTTACGGAACACACAGAACAACGAAATGCTCAGTAAACTGATCGAAGGGACACGGTCGGATTATTATACAACCCCCATCGGACATTTTACAGGTCTGGGAGCTTATCCGTGGCAGACCCGTTCAGGATATTTCGGTATTACGGCTTATTTCTTCTACCATGAGAAACAGAGTATCTGTACCCTGACTTCGAGTATGGCTGATTATTATGAGCATACCCAAACACTTGTCACGCCGGAGAATATGCGACGCCAACTGGAAATACAAAGTTTTTGGGGCAGCAACACCTCATTAGCCCGGCTATCGACATCTACACTGACTTTGCGTAATTTCAAAATGAACAGGCAGAACCGTCTCTCATCCTCCTCGCAGACGCAATGTGAAATAGACGACAAGGTTACGATCAGCAGTCTGGATACCTTACTTGCCATCCCTGAGTTATCCGACCTGACAATACGCCCCGAACAGCGGTACGATTATTTCCGCAAGAAGCAGCCGGAACAACTGGCCTTGGTCCCGTTCGCACATCTTTCAGAAGTGAGCTTCAATACTGCCGAACAGAAACTGTACTTCACGATGGCGGATGAACAACACGAAACAGAAGGTTCATTGGCATATAACGAGCTGAACCGGAATGCCATCCGCCGATTGGAACAGATGGGACAGTGGTACGCAGAAGCAAAACAGCGGTATATGGTTTGCCTGAAACGTCCGGATACATTGATCCCGGTCAGTATCGTCACAGCTTCAGAGACCGACAATTTCTATTTCTAA
- a CDS encoding VWA domain-containing protein, which translates to MEDRMMDNPNNKQEIVNRWRLILGDFAENSLPLDPENAELDGALYFLYNREYTDEQGIRNDFPNRGGRGGSVLTVPGWLRRVKKLFPKKTVEIMQKQALDKYNLTQLLTDESVLSQLEPNLGLLKNILTFRNMMPEPVRKLAYSIVEQVIRDIQKKLEINVRKAFYGKKLPHTNSSYKIFRNFDFKQTIEKNLKNYSPEHGTIIPDRLYFNQNVRRYNPWHIVILVDESGSMLDSVIYTAVMASIFAKMPFLSVKLVIFDTSVVDLSDYLDDPVGILMKVQLGGGTDIHKALEYGKKQITAPQKTIVVLVSDLYDGTNYSYMFRSCHDIIEAGSKLFVLPALDYSGTPCYDARAARTIAGMGADVAAITPEELAEWIGKIIS; encoded by the coding sequence ATGGAGGATCGCATGATGGACAACCCGAATAACAAACAGGAAATAGTCAACCGCTGGCGACTCATACTGGGTGACTTTGCAGAAAATAGCCTGCCCCTCGATCCGGAAAATGCAGAACTGGACGGCGCACTTTATTTCCTTTACAACCGCGAATATACCGATGAACAGGGAATACGCAACGACTTCCCGAACCGGGGAGGCCGCGGAGGTTCCGTACTGACTGTTCCGGGATGGCTGAGAAGAGTAAAGAAGTTATTCCCCAAAAAGACCGTCGAGATCATGCAGAAGCAGGCGTTGGATAAATACAACCTGACCCAACTGCTGACCGACGAATCCGTCCTGAGCCAACTCGAACCGAACCTCGGTTTGCTGAAAAACATTCTGACATTCCGCAATATGATGCCGGAGCCTGTCCGTAAACTGGCTTACTCGATCGTGGAACAGGTCATCCGGGATATCCAAAAGAAACTGGAAATAAACGTCCGGAAAGCTTTCTACGGGAAGAAACTGCCGCACACCAATTCAAGTTACAAGATATTCCGGAACTTTGACTTCAAGCAGACCATCGAGAAAAATCTGAAGAATTACAGTCCCGAACACGGTACAATCATCCCCGATCGCCTCTATTTCAATCAGAACGTACGCCGTTACAATCCCTGGCATATCGTGATCCTGGTCGATGAGAGTGGCAGTATGCTCGATTCGGTGATCTATACCGCCGTCATGGCTTCCATCTTTGCCAAAATGCCGTTCCTCTCGGTCAAGCTGGTGATATTCGACACTTCGGTAGTCGATTTGAGCGACTATCTCGATGATCCGGTCGGTATCCTGATGAAAGTACAGCTAGGTGGTGGAACCGACATACACAAGGCGTTGGAATACGGAAAGAAACAGATTACCGCACCACAGAAAACAATCGTGGTACTGGTTAGCGACCTGTATGACGGAACGAATTACAGCTATATGTTCCGTTCCTGCCACGACATTATCGAAGCCGGAAGCAAGTTGTTTGTATTGCCTGCACTCGACTATTCCGGTACCCCTTGTTACGATGCCCGAGCCGCCCGTACCATTGCGGGCATGGGTGCCGATGTAGCTGCAATAACCCCTGAAGAGTTAGCCGAATGGATAGGAAAGATTATATCATAA
- a CDS encoding DUF5682 family protein: MEGILRQPDLVEIDRLFTGSFDIEGQVVYFPVRHHSPACALHLQRTIERFRPELILIEGPSDSAELLPYIADEQSVPPFCIYYSYDDKDGKVNEEKEKYRAYYPFLAYSPELVAIREGARRHTPVRFIDLPYALRLINKIEEEPQTQFYYNENKEYEVNTYTAMIARKAGCRSFAEFWESRFELDAANLETQAFVRNLFHLGYFMRLATPENEISLKEDRLRETYMAEEIRKALPDNKRILVVAGAFHISGLMETLQSDKKPSLRTCNREHVASYLMPYTFKEADSKSGYAAGMPFPAFYQEVWEKIEKQKKDPFASTVLEYIIKTARYARKTQMISLPDEINALNMARSLAVLRGKQSTGVYELLDGVRSCFVKGDLNATSTFEVDFLYRLLSGMGTGKIADNDCIPPVVHEFRVLCSLHRLKTSTIERQEVTLDIIKNPAHYRKSRFLHQMEFLETGFATLQSGPDYVNQKNKNLVREQWICRYATGVETRLIDLSVYGATLSQVCNSLIEKNFKDNMTAEELGKLLLSVQVMGIEGFYLQYEDAIRLVVESEGNFINLCKLINSLLYLANMQQLMDGNIQPVIAELARTAFKGAVVLIPSLKSTTEEEEQEICEQMRNLYSFTMDAKGWFDTAAFIAAVEKVLNDSFSNSRLFGLCLAIHYKEGRTGQATFCQQIAAYLESSITHPEQAASFICGLFLIARDVLFVDPHILEAINRVIANADQETFLTILPNLRYAFTGFLPAEISRLGQQVAEYHQVSEARLTGSITVSQEEITEAMRLDSLAAEALKTWRIA, encoded by the coding sequence ATGGAAGGAATACTACGACAACCGGACCTGGTTGAAATAGACCGCCTCTTCACCGGTAGTTTCGATATAGAAGGACAGGTGGTGTACTTTCCGGTACGTCACCACTCTCCGGCCTGTGCGTTGCATCTGCAACGTACGATCGAGCGTTTCCGTCCGGAACTGATCCTAATAGAAGGTCCGTCGGACTCAGCAGAACTGCTTCCTTACATTGCCGACGAGCAGTCGGTCCCTCCCTTCTGTATCTACTACAGCTATGACGACAAGGATGGAAAAGTAAACGAGGAAAAAGAAAAGTATCGTGCCTATTACCCTTTCCTGGCCTATTCGCCGGAACTGGTAGCCATTCGTGAAGGGGCACGAAGACATACGCCGGTACGTTTCATCGACCTGCCTTATGCGCTCCGTCTGATAAACAAGATCGAGGAAGAGCCGCAGACACAGTTCTATTACAACGAAAATAAAGAATACGAAGTAAATACCTATACGGCTATGATTGCCCGTAAGGCAGGATGCCGGAGTTTTGCAGAGTTCTGGGAAAGCCGCTTCGAACTGGACGCTGCCAACCTGGAAACGCAGGCTTTCGTCCGCAACCTCTTCCACCTCGGTTACTTTATGCGTCTGGCAACGCCCGAAAACGAGATATCCCTGAAAGAAGACCGGCTACGGGAAACTTATATGGCAGAAGAGATACGGAAAGCACTACCCGACAATAAAAGGATATTGGTAGTAGCCGGTGCCTTCCATATCTCCGGACTTATGGAAACGCTGCAATCGGACAAAAAACCATCGCTCAGAACCTGCAACCGGGAACATGTCGCTTCCTACCTGATGCCTTATACTTTCAAGGAAGCAGACAGCAAAAGCGGTTATGCTGCCGGCATGCCTTTTCCGGCTTTCTACCAGGAAGTCTGGGAAAAGATAGAAAAGCAGAAGAAAGACCCGTTCGCCTCCACCGTCCTCGAATATATCATCAAGACAGCCCGGTATGCCCGTAAGACACAGATGATCTCGCTACCCGACGAGATCAATGCCCTCAACATGGCACGCTCACTGGCCGTATTAAGAGGCAAGCAAAGTACAGGTGTTTACGAATTGCTGGACGGTGTACGAAGCTGTTTCGTGAAAGGTGACTTGAATGCCACCTCGACCTTCGAAGTGGACTTCCTGTATCGTCTTCTTTCCGGCATGGGGACAGGAAAGATCGCAGATAATGACTGCATCCCTCCCGTCGTACACGAGTTCCGTGTCTTGTGTTCGCTCCACCGGTTAAAGACATCTACCATCGAGCGACAGGAAGTAACGCTCGACATTATTAAGAACCCGGCTCATTACAGGAAAAGCCGCTTCCTCCATCAGATGGAGTTTCTGGAAACAGGCTTCGCCACACTCCAGTCGGGTCCCGATTATGTGAATCAGAAGAATAAAAACCTTGTACGGGAACAATGGATATGCCGCTATGCCACGGGCGTTGAAACCCGTCTGATCGACTTGTCTGTCTACGGGGCTACCTTATCACAAGTCTGCAATTCGCTGATAGAAAAGAATTTCAAAGATAATATGACGGCTGAGGAATTGGGGAAACTGCTCCTCTCCGTCCAGGTTATGGGTATAGAAGGTTTCTATCTTCAATACGAAGATGCTATCCGGCTGGTGGTGGAAAGCGAAGGGAATTTTATCAACCTTTGCAAACTGATCAACAGCCTGTTATACCTTGCCAACATGCAACAGCTGATGGACGGGAATATCCAGCCCGTCATTGCCGAACTGGCACGGACCGCATTCAAAGGAGCCGTCGTTCTGATCCCTTCTCTGAAAAGCACGACGGAAGAAGAGGAACAGGAGATCTGCGAACAGATGCGTAACCTTTACAGTTTCACAATGGATGCGAAAGGCTGGTTCGACACCGCCGCCTTCATCGCTGCCGTAGAGAAAGTATTGAACGACAGTTTCAGCAACAGCCGTCTTTTCGGTTTATGCCTCGCTATACATTATAAAGAAGGGCGAACCGGACAAGCCACTTTTTGCCAACAGATAGCCGCCTACCTCGAAAGCAGCATTACCCACCCGGAACAGGCCGCTTCATTTATCTGCGGATTGTTCCTGATCGCCCGCGACGTATTGTTTGTCGACCCGCATATCCTGGAAGCTATAAACCGGGTCATAGCCAATGCCGACCAGGAGACTTTCCTCACTATCCTGCCGAACCTGCGTTATGCCTTTACCGGTTTCCTTCCGGCAGAGATCAGCCGACTGGGACAACAGGTAGCGGAATATCACCAGGTATCGGAAGCCCGCTTAACAGGAAGCATCACCGTCTCGCAGGAAGAAATAACAGAAGCCATGCGCCTGGACAGCCTTGCCGCAGAAGCGCTTAAAACATGGAGGATCGCATGA